CGGGCGAAGGCCCGGATCGCCATCCCGACGTGGTTCCGCTGCGCCCGGGCCGACCGCGCCTGGCAGCGCTCGACGTTGCAGCATTGCTTCAGCGCCCGGTGGTATTCCTCCACCGCCCAGATCCGCTCGGCCAGCTCCTGCCGGCCCAGTTCGTCCATCCCCAGCTCGTTGGTCGCCCAGTATTCAACGTCCCCGTCTCGGGAGACCGCCTTGAACACGCGGAGCGGGCCGAACCCTTCGAGATGGACGACCCGCCCCCCCGGCCCGATCGCCGCCTGCGAGACCGGCCGGTAGCCGCCGCGATCGACGTCGACCCGGCGGTTGCTCTTGAGCTGCGTCAGGAACGTCCAGCCCCGGTCGCGCACCCGCCTGAGGTTCTCCAGGCTGGCGTACCAGCTGTCGAAGAGCACGGCGCGCGGGCGGAAGCCGCGGCGGGCCGCCTCGGCGAGCATGGCGGCGAAGTGGTCGTTCTTGGTCAGGCCGTCGTTGGGCGCGTCGTAGAGCCGGTAGTCGAGCGGCAGGACGCGGTCGCCGTCGGACCAGACCAGGCTGATGAGGTTGATGCCCCAGACCACCTTGCGG
The DNA window shown above is from Actinomycetota bacterium and carries:
- a CDS encoding transposase encodes the protein MSRAKCCDEDYIDFLIATPRVASCCEAARSGPAGPDPPAHDAYTRLLHRLEPDPETLWREVEPLLEKDQGVLIFDDSTLDKLYARKIEPVHRHWSGKHRKVVWGINLISLVWSDGDRVLPLDYRLYDAPNDGLTKNDHFAAMLAEAARRGFRPRAVLFDSWYASLENLRRVRDRGWTFLTQLKSNRRVDVDRGGYRPVSQAAIGPGGRVVHLEGFGPLRVFKAVSRDGDVEYWATNELGMDELGRQELAERIWAVEEYHRALKQCCNVERCQARSARAQRNHVGMAIRAFARLSWNFYATGVSWYEAKAALVREAVRAYRTCPRYRMPATA